In the genome of Nocardioides marmoribigeumensis, one region contains:
- a CDS encoding DAK2 domain-containing protein: MDDDSAAGAPTRPSSADEGFVVPPLVRFSRLVRDALRDAREEIDALNVYPVPDGDTGTNLFLTFQAAHHALKSSLEEQGGEDAATLAPSIAAYSRGLLLGARGNSGVIMSQLVGALFRRIGAAEPGERAAAIFAGGMHDAVEAAYSAVGRPVEGTILSVARAAAEAAEVAVQDPVLRTAGVIEAAVGAAYDALARTPDQLEVLRRAGVVDAGGRGLCLVLEAALAAYTGRKALVSAGDRRTRRTIALPAAELPEGDLTEGGPAYEVMYLLDADDEAIPTLRAALDPLGDSLVVVGGEGLWNVHVHVDDVGAAVEAGIEAGRPHRIRVTHFAEQVEAAAEAANRRRGRAVVVVAVGDGLAALLREAGAVVLEARRDARPSTGELLTAIRETGAGEVVVLPNAHDVVPTAEAAARLALEEDGTRVAVVPTPTQVQGMAALAVHEPGREFEQDLVEMSAAARHARSGAVTVAVRRAMTTAGPCEPGDVLGAVEGDFRVVGRDQVEVGVSVLERLLGGGGELVTLISGIGGEEVAARLASYLEREHPTVDVLVYDGGQDRYPVLIGVE; encoded by the coding sequence GTGGACGACGACTCGGCCGCCGGGGCGCCCACCCGACCGAGCTCCGCCGACGAGGGCTTCGTGGTGCCGCCCCTGGTGCGGTTCTCCCGGCTGGTGCGTGACGCCCTGCGCGACGCGCGCGAGGAGATCGACGCGCTCAACGTCTATCCCGTGCCCGACGGGGACACCGGCACCAACCTGTTCCTCACGTTCCAGGCCGCCCACCACGCGCTCAAGTCCTCGCTGGAGGAGCAGGGCGGAGAGGACGCCGCGACGCTCGCGCCGTCGATCGCCGCCTACTCCCGGGGGCTGCTGCTCGGCGCGCGCGGCAACTCCGGGGTGATCATGAGCCAGCTGGTGGGGGCGCTGTTCCGCCGCATCGGCGCGGCCGAGCCGGGGGAGCGGGCGGCCGCGATCTTCGCCGGCGGCATGCACGACGCCGTGGAGGCGGCCTACTCCGCGGTCGGCCGGCCCGTCGAGGGCACGATCCTCTCGGTCGCGCGGGCGGCGGCCGAGGCCGCCGAGGTGGCGGTCCAGGACCCGGTGCTGCGCACGGCGGGGGTCATCGAGGCCGCGGTCGGGGCGGCGTACGACGCCCTCGCGCGCACGCCCGACCAGCTGGAGGTCCTGCGCCGGGCCGGGGTGGTCGATGCCGGCGGGCGGGGGCTGTGCCTGGTGCTCGAGGCCGCGCTGGCGGCCTACACCGGGCGCAAGGCACTGGTCTCCGCCGGTGACCGCCGGACCCGGCGGACGATCGCGCTCCCGGCCGCCGAGCTCCCCGAGGGCGACCTGACCGAGGGCGGGCCCGCCTACGAGGTGATGTACCTCCTCGACGCCGACGACGAGGCGATCCCCACCCTCCGCGCGGCGCTCGACCCGCTCGGCGACTCGCTCGTCGTGGTCGGCGGCGAGGGGCTGTGGAACGTCCACGTGCACGTCGACGACGTCGGCGCGGCCGTCGAGGCCGGCATCGAGGCCGGCCGCCCCCACCGCATCCGGGTCACCCACTTCGCCGAGCAGGTCGAGGCCGCGGCCGAGGCGGCCAACCGCCGTCGTGGCCGTGCGGTCGTCGTGGTGGCCGTCGGGGACGGGCTCGCCGCCCTGCTCCGCGAGGCCGGTGCGGTGGTCCTCGAGGCGCGTCGCGACGCGCGTCCCTCGACCGGCGAGCTGCTCACCGCGATCCGCGAGACCGGGGCGGGCGAGGTCGTCGTGCTCCCCAACGCCCACGACGTCGTCCCGACCGCCGAGGCGGCCGCGCGCCTCGCCCTGGAGGAGGACGGCACGCGCGTGGCCGTCGTACCGACCCCGACGCAGGTGCAGGGCATGGCCGCGCTCGCGGTGCACGAGCCGGGTCGCGAGTTCGAGCAGGACCTCGTCGAGATGAGTGCCGCGGCACGGCACGCGCGGTCCGGCGCGGTGACCGTCGCCGTACGCCGGGCGATGACGACCGCGGGCCCCTGCGAGCCCGGCGACGTGCTGGGCGCGGTGGAGGGCGACTTCCGCGTCGTGGGGCGCGACCAGGTCGAGGTCGGTGTCTCCGTGCTCGAGCGGCTGCTCGGCGGCGGCGGCGAGCTGGTGACGCTGATCTCGGGCATCGGTGGCGAGGAGGTCGCCGCTCGGCTCGCGTCCTACCTCGAGCGCGAGCACCCGACTGTCGACGTCCTGGTGTACGACGGGGGTCAGGACCGCTACCCGGTCCTGATCGGCGTGGAGTAG
- the rpmB gene encoding 50S ribosomal protein L28, whose amino-acid sequence MAAVCDICAKGPGFGNNRPWSRKITKRRFDPNIQRVRAKVNGTPKRLNVCTGCLKAGKVTR is encoded by the coding sequence GTGGCTGCCGTCTGCGACATCTGCGCCAAGGGCCCCGGCTTCGGCAACAACCGGCCGTGGTCGCGCAAGATCACGAAGCGTCGCTTCGACCCCAACATCCAGCGCGTTCGTGCCAAGGTCAACGGCACCCCCAAGCGCCTCAACGTGTGCACCGGCTGCCTCAAGGCCGGCAAGGTCACTCGCTGA
- a CDS encoding thiamine-phosphate kinase has product MTSSHPPDATLADAGEFGAIAAFTALFAQSSAVVVGPGDDAAVVRVPGDVLVSTDVLVEGRHFRRDWATAEDVGRRAAAQSLSDLNAMGGTTTAVTVGLVAPADLPLSWAQGLAAGLAEECDLVGSSVVGGDLTRGDVLVVSVTAIGHAGGAPVLRSGARPGDVVALVGRQGWAAAGLAVLSRGFRSPRAVVEAYRRPEVPYDAGPEALLAGATAMVDVSDGLLADLGHVARASGVVVDLTSAALPVAEPLQAVGAATGTDPLTFVLAGGDDHPLTATFPSASAVPDGWTVIGSVSEPGPDAEAGTVTVDGSAYDGEQGWRHF; this is encoded by the coding sequence GTGACCTCGTCCCACCCGCCCGACGCCACCCTCGCCGACGCCGGTGAGTTCGGCGCCATCGCCGCGTTCACCGCGCTGTTCGCCCAGTCCTCCGCCGTGGTGGTGGGCCCCGGCGACGACGCCGCCGTCGTGCGGGTGCCGGGCGACGTGCTCGTCTCCACCGACGTGCTCGTCGAGGGCCGCCACTTCCGCCGCGACTGGGCCACCGCCGAGGACGTGGGCCGTCGCGCCGCCGCGCAGAGCCTGTCGGACCTCAACGCCATGGGAGGTACGACGACCGCGGTCACCGTCGGTCTCGTGGCCCCGGCCGACCTGCCGCTGTCGTGGGCGCAGGGACTCGCCGCGGGGCTGGCGGAGGAGTGCGACCTCGTCGGGTCGAGCGTGGTGGGGGGCGACCTGACCCGTGGCGACGTGCTGGTGGTCTCGGTGACCGCGATCGGGCACGCGGGGGGTGCCCCCGTGCTGCGCAGCGGCGCCCGCCCGGGCGACGTGGTCGCGCTGGTCGGCCGCCAGGGCTGGGCCGCGGCGGGGCTGGCCGTGCTCTCGCGCGGGTTCCGCTCACCGCGGGCCGTGGTCGAGGCCTACCGCCGGCCCGAGGTGCCCTACGACGCCGGACCGGAGGCGCTGCTCGCCGGTGCGACCGCGATGGTCGACGTCTCCGACGGGCTGCTCGCCGACCTCGGCCACGTGGCGCGGGCCAGCGGGGTCGTGGTCGACCTCACCTCGGCCGCCCTCCCGGTCGCCGAGCCCCTGCAGGCCGTGGGCGCCGCGACGGGCACCGACCCGCTGACGTTCGTGCTCGCCGGCGGCGACGACCACCCCCTCACAGCCACCTTCCCCTCGGCCTCGGCGGTGCCGGACGGGTGGACGGTGATCGGCTCGGTCTCCGAGCCCGGGCCCGACGCCGAGGCCGGGACGGTCACGGTCGACGGGTCGGCGTACGACGGCGAGCAGGGCTGGCGCCACTTCTGA
- a CDS encoding DUF3515 domain-containing protein: protein MCLLALGLLTGCGSGAVSIDGPSLSGRAEARCRALVDALPSAVDDQEARAVSPDDALGAAWGDPAIVLTCGVGRPKGYVAEASCTVVNGVGWFIPDEQMQADGAEDLTMTTLFRDVDVEVRLPKEYFPPAAALADLSTAVKKHTTASESCL, encoded by the coding sequence GTGTGCCTGCTCGCCCTCGGCCTCCTGACCGGCTGCGGGTCCGGTGCCGTGTCGATCGACGGACCCTCGCTCTCCGGCAGGGCCGAGGCGAGGTGCCGCGCCCTGGTCGACGCGCTGCCGTCCGCGGTGGACGACCAGGAGGCCCGCGCGGTCTCGCCCGACGACGCCCTCGGCGCCGCGTGGGGAGACCCCGCGATCGTGCTGACCTGCGGGGTCGGCCGGCCGAAGGGCTACGTCGCCGAGGCCTCCTGCACCGTCGTCAACGGGGTCGGCTGGTTCATCCCCGACGAGCAGATGCAGGCCGACGGCGCCGAGGACCTCACCATGACCACGCTGTTCCGCGACGTCGACGTCGAGGTGCGCCTGCCCAAGGAGTACTTCCCGCCCGCCGCCGCCCTGGCCGACCTGTCCACCGCCGTCAAGAAGCACACCACCGCCTCGGAGAGCTGCCTGTGA
- a CDS encoding Lrp/AsnC family transcriptional regulator translates to MTAQAFILIQTDNGKAGEVASAIRDMKGITLAEDVTGPYDVIVRAEADDVDELGKLVVANVQSIPGITRTLTCPVVHI, encoded by the coding sequence ATGACCGCCCAGGCGTTCATCCTGATCCAGACCGACAACGGCAAGGCCGGTGAGGTCGCCAGCGCCATCCGTGACATGAAGGGCATCACCCTCGCCGAGGACGTCACCGGTCCCTACGACGTGATCGTGCGCGCGGAGGCCGACGACGTCGACGAGCTCGGCAAGCTGGTCGTGGCCAACGTGCAGTCCATCCCCGGCATCACCCGCACGCTGACCTGCCCTGTCGTCCACATCTGA
- a CDS encoding D-alanine--D-alanine ligase family protein, translated as MPAQNDESAAPRKPRVAVLFGGRSSEHAISCVTAGSVLAALDPEQYDVVPIGIARDGRWVLESGDVSRLAIAGPDQLPEVDTTRPVLSVHHDAADGSLSVHEPGQAPQALDSVDVVFPVLHGPWGEDGTIQGLMEIADVRYVGSGVTASAVGMDKHFMKVVLESAGLPVLPYVVVPAARWRTDAAGVRAEVEALGFPVFVKPARGGSSIGISKVRSADELDEAMAEAQRWDPKVLVESYAGDGAREVECGVLDSFGDDPAEASVVAEIVVDDEHDFYDFEAKYLPEQATRLDVPADLDDEVADEIQRLAVSAFEAVECEGLARVDFFLLPDGSLVINEINTMPGFTPTSMFPRMWAASGLAYADLVDRLVRLALERPTGLR; from the coding sequence ATGCCAGCACAGAACGACGAGAGCGCCGCCCCGCGCAAGCCCCGTGTCGCCGTCCTCTTCGGCGGCCGTTCCAGCGAGCACGCGATCTCCTGCGTGACCGCGGGCAGCGTGCTCGCCGCCCTCGATCCCGAGCAGTACGACGTGGTGCCGATCGGCATCGCTCGTGACGGCCGCTGGGTGCTCGAGTCCGGCGACGTCTCGCGCCTGGCGATCGCCGGGCCCGACCAGCTGCCCGAGGTCGACACCACGCGGCCCGTGCTGTCGGTGCACCACGACGCCGCCGACGGCTCGCTGTCGGTGCACGAGCCCGGCCAGGCCCCCCAGGCGCTCGACAGCGTCGACGTCGTGTTCCCCGTGCTCCACGGGCCGTGGGGCGAGGACGGCACGATCCAGGGCCTGATGGAGATCGCCGACGTGCGCTACGTCGGGTCGGGGGTCACCGCCTCCGCCGTGGGCATGGACAAGCACTTCATGAAGGTGGTGCTGGAGTCCGCGGGCCTCCCGGTGCTGCCCTACGTCGTCGTCCCCGCCGCGCGGTGGCGCACCGACGCCGCCGGTGTGCGGGCGGAGGTCGAGGCGCTGGGCTTCCCGGTCTTCGTCAAGCCCGCCCGAGGTGGCTCGAGCATCGGCATCAGCAAGGTCCGCTCCGCCGACGAGCTCGACGAGGCGATGGCCGAGGCGCAGCGCTGGGACCCCAAGGTGCTGGTCGAGTCCTACGCCGGCGACGGTGCCCGCGAGGTCGAGTGCGGCGTCCTCGACTCCTTCGGTGACGACCCGGCCGAGGCCAGCGTGGTGGCCGAGATCGTGGTCGACGACGAGCACGACTTCTACGACTTCGAGGCGAAGTACCTCCCCGAGCAGGCCACCCGCCTCGACGTGCCGGCCGACCTGGACGACGAGGTGGCCGACGAGATCCAGCGGCTCGCGGTCTCGGCCTTCGAGGCCGTGGAGTGCGAGGGCCTGGCCCGGGTCGATTTCTTCCTCCTGCCCGACGGCTCCCTGGTGATCAACGAGATCAACACGATGCCCGGCTTCACCCCGACCTCGATGTTCCCCCGGATGTGGGCCGCCAGCGGCCTGGCCTACGCCGACCTGGTCGACCGCCTGGTCCGACTGGCCCTGGAGCGGCCCACCGGGCTGCGTTAG
- a CDS encoding trans-sulfuration enzyme family protein → MPDLPDVQHPLSPATLAVTAGRPPHEPDRPLNEPITMASTYVAGGDREYGRYANPSWTAFEEALGALEGGRCLAFSSGLAAVDTLLDLVGQGGVVVAPRHSYNGTIMQLADLESRGRLKAHLVDVLDTDAVVAACADADLVWMESPTNPALEVVDLPRVIEAAHEAGANVVVDNTFATPLLQQPLALGADVVIHSATKFIAGHSDVVIGALVTRHDELHDVLKARRDLIGNSPGPFEAWLALRGLRTLHVRLERACANAAELVRRLEQHPAVAEVRYPGWGAIVSLVTAGGAPAADVLTHSTSLWVHATSLGGVESTFERRRRWKLEAPTIPDGLVRLSVGIEDVEDLWRDLAQALDRASQVGDGAPAVGSSATMGP, encoded by the coding sequence ATGCCCGACCTGCCCGACGTCCAGCACCCCCTCTCCCCCGCGACCCTCGCCGTCACAGCGGGGCGCCCGCCGCACGAGCCCGACCGGCCGCTCAACGAGCCGATCACGATGGCCTCGACGTACGTCGCGGGAGGCGACCGCGAGTACGGCCGCTACGCCAACCCGTCGTGGACCGCCTTCGAGGAGGCCCTCGGCGCGCTCGAGGGGGGCCGGTGCCTGGCGTTCTCCTCCGGGCTGGCCGCGGTCGACACGCTGCTCGACCTCGTGGGCCAGGGAGGGGTCGTGGTGGCGCCGCGCCACTCCTACAACGGCACGATCATGCAGCTGGCCGACCTGGAGTCCCGCGGCCGCCTGAAGGCGCACCTGGTCGACGTCCTGGACACCGACGCGGTGGTGGCGGCGTGCGCGGACGCGGACCTGGTCTGGATGGAGTCGCCCACCAACCCGGCGCTGGAGGTGGTCGACCTCCCGCGGGTCATCGAGGCGGCCCACGAGGCCGGTGCCAACGTCGTGGTCGACAACACCTTCGCGACCCCGCTGCTGCAGCAGCCGCTGGCCCTCGGCGCCGACGTGGTGATCCACTCCGCGACGAAGTTCATCGCCGGTCACAGCGACGTGGTGATCGGCGCGCTGGTGACCCGCCACGACGAGCTGCACGACGTGCTCAAGGCCCGGCGCGACCTGATCGGCAACTCCCCCGGACCGTTCGAGGCCTGGCTCGCGCTCCGCGGCCTGCGCACCCTGCACGTGCGCCTGGAGCGCGCGTGCGCCAACGCCGCCGAGCTGGTCCGGCGCCTCGAGCAGCACCCGGCGGTGGCGGAGGTGCGCTATCCCGGCTGGGGCGCGATCGTCTCGCTGGTGACCGCGGGCGGGGCACCGGCGGCCGACGTGCTCACCCACTCGACGTCGCTGTGGGTGCACGCGACCAGCCTCGGCGGGGTCGAGTCCACCTTCGAGCGGCGGCGGCGCTGGAAGCTCGAGGCACCGACCATCCCCGACGGGCTGGTGCGGCTCAGCGTCGGCATCGAGGACGTCGAGGACCTGTGGCGCGACCTGGCGCAGGCCCTGGACCGCGCGTCGCAGGTCGGCGACGGCGCGCCCGCCGTCGGGTCCAGTGCGACGATGGGCCCATGA
- a CDS encoding antibiotic biosynthesis monooxygenase family protein yields the protein MTVIKINAITVDPDSGDELAHRFAARAGAVDDQDGFEGFELLKPADDRNVWLVLTRWRDEESFQAWLGSNAFGRGHQGAGGAEGGTGHGHGGGQQPVAKGAELWSYEVAGGSPGRG from the coding sequence ATGACGGTCATCAAGATCAACGCGATCACGGTCGACCCCGACAGCGGCGACGAGCTCGCGCACCGCTTCGCCGCTCGCGCCGGCGCGGTCGACGACCAGGACGGCTTCGAGGGCTTCGAGCTGCTCAAGCCGGCCGACGACCGCAACGTCTGGCTCGTCCTCACGCGCTGGCGCGACGAGGAGTCGTTCCAGGCGTGGCTCGGGTCCAACGCGTTCGGTCGGGGACACCAGGGTGCCGGCGGTGCCGAGGGTGGCACGGGCCACGGCCACGGCGGGGGGCAGCAGCCGGTCGCCAAGGGCGCCGAGCTGTGGTCCTACGAGGTGGCGGGGGGCTCACCCGGCCGAGGCTGA
- a CDS encoding NAD(P)H-dependent glycerol-3-phosphate dehydrogenase: protein MSKVAVFGAGSWGTAFSLVLADAGHEVSIWARREELCTTINETHENADYLPGIELPSSIRAGHDPSEVASGADFVVLAVPSQTLRANLEDWAAALPPDAPLVSLMKGVELGTIKRMSEVIAEVTGAGPERIAVLSGPNLAREIAAREPAASVVACADEEVASRLREAMHTSSFRPYSSVDVIGTELGGAYKNVIALAVGMAVGKGFGDNTTASLITRGLAETARLAMELGADPLTLMGLAGMGDLVATCSSPLSRNRTFGEKLGQGMTTEEITASTRQVAEGVKSCGSILALAARHDVYAPMAEGVHGVVVGERTVDEMMGSFLSRDTKHERD from the coding sequence GTGAGCAAGGTGGCGGTCTTCGGGGCAGGGTCGTGGGGCACGGCGTTCTCGCTGGTGCTCGCCGACGCGGGCCACGAGGTGAGCATCTGGGCGCGGCGCGAGGAGCTGTGCACCACGATCAACGAGACGCACGAGAACGCCGACTACCTCCCCGGCATCGAGCTGCCGAGCAGCATCAGGGCCGGCCACGACCCCTCCGAGGTCGCGTCGGGCGCCGACTTCGTGGTGCTCGCGGTCCCGTCCCAGACCCTGCGCGCCAACCTCGAGGACTGGGCGGCCGCCCTGCCTCCCGACGCCCCGCTGGTCTCCCTGATGAAGGGCGTCGAGCTCGGCACGATCAAGCGCATGAGCGAGGTGATCGCCGAGGTGACCGGTGCCGGCCCCGAGCGCATCGCCGTCCTCTCCGGCCCCAACCTGGCCCGCGAGATCGCCGCGAGGGAGCCCGCTGCCAGCGTCGTCGCGTGCGCCGACGAGGAGGTCGCCTCGCGGCTGCGGGAGGCCATGCACACCTCGAGCTTCCGGCCCTACTCCTCGGTCGACGTGATCGGCACCGAGCTGGGCGGCGCCTACAAGAACGTCATCGCGCTGGCCGTCGGGATGGCGGTGGGCAAGGGCTTCGGTGACAACACCACGGCCTCGCTCATCACGCGCGGCCTGGCCGAGACGGCCCGCCTCGCGATGGAGCTCGGCGCCGACCCGCTCACGCTCATGGGGCTCGCCGGCATGGGTGACCTGGTCGCGACGTGCTCCTCGCCGCTCTCGCGCAACCGCACGTTCGGCGAGAAGCTCGGCCAGGGGATGACGACCGAGGAGATCACCGCCTCGACCCGTCAGGTGGCCGAGGGCGTCAAGTCCTGCGGGTCGATCCTCGCGCTGGCCGCCCGCCACGACGTCTACGCGCCGATGGCCGAGGGCGTCCACGGCGTCGTCGTCGGCGAGCGCACCGTCGACGAGATGATGGGCAGCTTCCTCAGCCGCGACACCAAGCACGAGCGCGACTGA
- a CDS encoding lysophospholipid acyltransferase family protein: MAKPRPMREHKGIGFTIGVMLLKPLLWTFTRHRWREGTKLPETGGVVVVANHVSHVDPVTFAHFMWDHGRLPRYLAKDGLFRIRVLGWLLRDMGQIPVHRESDDASQAFTSAVAAVEEGKAVIVYPEGTLTRDPDLWPMVGRTGAARIALASGAPVVPVAQWGAHHLLYPYSAKPRLFPPTRIDMLVGDPVDLEDLRARPVTPETIHEATDRIMAAITALLEQVRGEKAPAERFDPRRAGVRTIGNPHTDKRAARRRTG, from the coding sequence GTGGCCAAGCCACGACCGATGCGGGAGCACAAGGGCATCGGCTTCACCATCGGAGTCATGCTGCTCAAGCCGCTGCTGTGGACCTTCACGCGGCACCGCTGGCGCGAGGGCACCAAGCTGCCCGAGACCGGGGGAGTCGTGGTGGTGGCCAACCACGTCTCGCACGTCGACCCGGTCACGTTCGCCCACTTCATGTGGGACCACGGACGCCTTCCGCGCTACCTCGCCAAGGACGGGCTCTTCCGCATCCGCGTCCTGGGCTGGCTGCTGCGCGACATGGGCCAGATCCCCGTCCACCGCGAGAGCGACGACGCCTCGCAGGCGTTCACCAGCGCGGTGGCCGCGGTCGAGGAGGGCAAGGCGGTGATCGTCTACCCCGAGGGGACGCTGACCCGCGACCCCGACCTGTGGCCGATGGTCGGGCGCACCGGCGCGGCCCGCATCGCGCTGGCGAGCGGAGCGCCCGTCGTACCCGTGGCGCAGTGGGGCGCGCACCACCTGCTCTACCCCTACTCCGCCAAGCCGCGCCTGTTCCCCCCGACCCGGATCGACATGCTGGTGGGGGACCCGGTCGACCTCGAGGACCTGCGGGCTCGTCCGGTCACCCCCGAGACCATCCACGAGGCGACCGACCGCATCATGGCCGCGATCACCGCGCTGCTCGAGCAGGTCCGCGGCGAGAAGGCGCCGGCCGAGCGCTTCGACCCGCGTCGCGCGGGCGTGCGGACCATCGGCAACCCGCACACCGACAAGCGCGCCGCGCGCAGGAGGACCGGATGA
- the cofC gene encoding 2-phospho-L-lactate guanylyltransferase produces MTEPTQRSDGTSPVAAGSWAAVLPVKPFVRAKSRLAALGDEVRRDLVAAFAQDTIEALLDSRRVGLVVVVTDEVGLGRALAGTGAVAVPEGHGGDLNATLVQGAAEAARRRPDLHPLAVCADLPALRGEAMDGFLSSLPDGGDGWFVPDAAGTGTTTYLAVDLARFAPCFGHGSAQAHRAGGALDVGDAAPGVLRRDVDTPEDLAQAIALGVGEHTRWAVTRHRL; encoded by the coding sequence ATGACCGAGCCCACGCAGCGATCCGACGGCACCTCACCGGTGGCCGCGGGCTCGTGGGCCGCGGTGCTGCCGGTCAAGCCGTTCGTCCGCGCCAAGTCACGGTTGGCGGCCCTCGGCGACGAGGTCAGGCGCGACCTGGTCGCGGCGTTCGCCCAGGACACGATCGAGGCGCTGCTCGACTCCCGCCGCGTGGGGCTCGTCGTGGTGGTCACCGACGAGGTCGGCCTCGGCCGCGCCCTCGCGGGGACCGGCGCGGTCGCCGTACCCGAAGGACATGGGGGCGACCTCAACGCGACGCTGGTGCAGGGCGCAGCGGAGGCCGCACGACGGCGACCGGACCTGCACCCGCTCGCGGTCTGCGCCGACCTCCCCGCGCTGAGGGGCGAGGCGATGGACGGCTTCCTGTCGTCGCTGCCCGACGGCGGTGACGGCTGGTTCGTGCCCGACGCCGCGGGGACCGGGACGACGACCTACCTCGCGGTCGACCTGGCGCGCTTCGCACCGTGCTTCGGACACGGCTCGGCGCAGGCCCACCGCGCCGGCGGTGCGCTCGACGTCGGCGACGCCGCGCCCGGGGTCCTCCGACGTGACGTCGACACCCCCGAGGACCTGGCCCAGGCGATCGCCCTGGGTGTGGGCGAGCACACCCGGTGGGCCGTCACGCGCCACCGTCTCTGA
- a CDS encoding HU family DNA-binding protein, whose translation MNKTQLIDALSQRYEGNRKQAQHALESVLDVITREVAKGEKVAITGFGSFSKQIREARMVRNPRTGERMRAKKTAIPKFTAGADLKAIVSGAKKLPKLPTAQKATAPARKAADAAKNSGPGKAAASAAKRATAPAKKAADAAKKATSKKTTASSSSTAKKAPAKSAAKSTASKATATKSAAKSTAKKTSSSSSSTAKKASGGAAKKSSAAKSTAKKTSSSATKKAPAKKAPAKKTGAAKKSSSSTAKKAPAKKTAKKS comes from the coding sequence GTGAACAAGACTCAGCTGATCGACGCGCTCTCCCAGCGTTACGAGGGAAATCGCAAGCAGGCCCAGCACGCGCTCGAGAGCGTCCTCGACGTCATCACACGCGAGGTGGCCAAGGGCGAGAAGGTCGCCATCACGGGTTTCGGCTCGTTCAGCAAGCAGATCCGTGAGGCTCGGATGGTGCGCAACCCGCGGACCGGCGAGCGCATGCGCGCCAAGAAGACCGCGATCCCCAAGTTCACCGCGGGCGCCGACCTCAAGGCGATCGTCTCCGGCGCCAAGAAGCTCCCCAAGCTGCCGACCGCGCAGAAGGCCACGGCTCCGGCGCGCAAGGCGGCGGACGCGGCGAAGAACTCGGGCCCGGGCAAGGCGGCGGCGAGCGCGGCCAAGCGGGCAACGGCTCCGGCGAAGAAGGCCGCGGACGCCGCCAAGAAGGCGACCTCCAAGAAGACGACGGCCAGCTCGTCGAGCACCGCCAAGAAGGCGCCGGCCAAGTCGGCGGCGAAGTCCACCGCGTCGAAGGCGACCGCCACCAAGTCGGCGGCGAAGTCGACGGCCAAGAAGACCTCGAGCTCGTCCTCGAGCACCGCCAAGAAGGCCAGTGGTGGCGCGGCCAAGAAGTCGAGTGCCGCGAAGTCGACGGCCAAGAAGACCTCCAGCAGCGCGACCAAGAAGGCGCCCGCCAAGAAGGCCCCCGCCAAGAAGACCGGCGCGGCGAAGAAGTCGAGCAGCAGCACGGCCAAGAAGGCTCCGGCCAAGAAGACCGCCAAGAAGTCCTGA
- the leuD gene encoding 3-isopropylmalate dehydratase small subunit, which yields MDAFTQHTGTVLPLRRSNVDTDQIIPAVYLKRVTRTGFEDGLFGAWRNDPDFVLNQPEREGVSVLVAGPDFGTGSSREHAVWALMDYGFKVVISSRFADIFRGNSGKAGLLAAQVGQDVVEQLWALTEADPTVEVTVDLEQREVRAGDLVAPFVIDDYTRHRLLNGLDDISITLSHDDRIKDFESGRPSWKPVTQ from the coding sequence ATGGACGCCTTCACCCAGCACACCGGCACCGTCCTGCCACTGCGACGCAGCAACGTCGACACCGACCAGATCATCCCGGCGGTCTACCTCAAGCGGGTCACGCGCACCGGCTTCGAGGACGGGCTCTTCGGTGCCTGGCGCAACGACCCGGACTTCGTGCTCAACCAGCCCGAGCGCGAAGGGGTCTCGGTCCTCGTCGCGGGTCCCGACTTCGGCACCGGCTCCTCGCGCGAGCACGCCGTGTGGGCGTTGATGGACTACGGCTTCAAGGTCGTGATCTCCAGCCGCTTCGCCGACATCTTCCGCGGCAACTCCGGCAAGGCGGGGCTCCTCGCCGCGCAGGTCGGCCAGGACGTCGTCGAGCAGCTCTGGGCGCTGACCGAGGCCGACCCGACCGTCGAGGTGACCGTCGACCTCGAGCAGCGCGAGGTGCGCGCCGGCGACCTCGTGGCGCCGTTCGTGATCGACGACTACACGCGTCACCGCCTGCTCAACGGCCTCGACGACATCAGCATCACGTTGAGTCACGACGACCGGATCAAGGACTTCGAGAGCGGTCGCCCGAGCTGGAAACCGGTCACGCAGTAG